In Methanolobus chelungpuianus, a genomic segment contains:
- a CDS encoding aminotransferase class V-fold PLP-dependent enzyme — protein MTGPGKDFPILAKEIYGKRLVYLDNAATSQKPNSVIDTISDFYRSDNSNIHRGVHYLSEVSSERYEEAREKVSSFIGADEPAEVTFTAGTTDSINQVARSLEPVLRGNEVLITGVEHHSDIVPWQLAGARLRAIPMDEGCDLLTDSIEITDRTKLIAVSHASNVLGSVNPVREVTRIAKEHDIPVLVDAAQSIQHIPIDVKDIGCDFLAFSGHKMYAATGIGVLYTSERFSEIMPARGGGGMVDKVTLEGTTYLKPPLRYEAGTPHIAGAISIGAAIDYMQGIGMDKIRRDEHEVYSYARERLLETDGVTVYGNTGQMCGSISFNLENIHHYDTGMILDKMGIAVRTGHHCAQPLMRTLGIEGTVRASFALYNTKDDADALIDGIGKVRMMYS, from the coding sequence ATGACAGGTCCCGGGAAAGATTTCCCTATACTGGCTAAGGAGATATATGGGAAGCGGCTGGTTTATCTTGACAACGCGGCAACAAGCCAGAAACCGAATTCAGTGATCGATACTATTTCCGATTTCTACAGGTCCGATAACAGCAATATCCACAGGGGTGTGCACTACCTGAGCGAAGTATCCAGTGAGAGGTACGAGGAGGCAAGGGAGAAGGTCAGCAGTTTCATCGGTGCCGATGAGCCTGCAGAGGTGACATTCACGGCGGGGACTACCGACTCTATCAACCAGGTAGCACGTTCGCTTGAACCTGTCCTGAGGGGGAACGAGGTTCTGATCACCGGCGTGGAACATCATTCTGACATCGTGCCATGGCAGCTTGCAGGAGCACGGCTCAGGGCAATTCCCATGGATGAAGGTTGTGACCTGCTGACGGATTCCATTGAGATCACAGACAGGACTAAACTGATAGCTGTATCCCATGCCTCGAATGTCCTTGGTTCCGTCAATCCGGTCAGGGAAGTGACCAGGATCGCAAAGGAGCACGACATCCCTGTCCTGGTGGATGCGGCGCAGTCGATACAGCACATCCCTATAGATGTGAAGGATATCGGCTGCGATTTCCTAGCATTCTCGGGCCACAAGATGTACGCAGCAACCGGTATCGGCGTGCTTTACACCAGCGAGCGCTTCAGTGAGATCATGCCGGCAAGGGGTGGAGGAGGTATGGTGGATAAGGTGACCCTTGAGGGAACGACATACCTGAAGCCCCCTTTACGGTACGAGGCAGGCACTCCCCATATCGCGGGTGCCATAAGCATAGGCGCAGCGATCGATTACATGCAGGGTATCGGCATGGATAAGATAAGAAGAGATGAGCATGAGGTATATTCCTACGCAAGGGAAAGGCTGCTGGAAACCGACGGCGTGACGGTTTACGGGAACACCGGACAGATGTGCGGTTCCATTTCCTTCAACCTTGAGAATATCCACCACTACGACACGGGAATGATCCTGGACAAGATGGGTATCGCCGTCAGGACCGGCCATCACTGCGCCCAGCCGCTGATGAGGACCCTGGGTATCGAAGGTACGGTGAGGGCGAGTTTTGCATTGTACAACACGAAGGACGATGCCGACGCCCTGATCGACGGCATAGGGAAAGTAAGGATGATGTATTCATGA
- a CDS encoding SufE family protein, whose translation MRDAVQDEIIKQFEGLEWLDRYALLISFARELEPMDARFRTEENSISGCQSRVWIISHREDGRLIFYLDSEAMITRGIMSLLMKVVNNRPPMEIVDLDFYFIEKIGLKSNLSPARADGLASIIRRIREVAEGEAN comes from the coding sequence ATGAGGGACGCCGTTCAGGACGAGATCATAAAGCAGTTCGAGGGCCTTGAATGGCTTGACAGGTACGCTCTCCTCATCTCATTTGCCAGGGAGCTTGAACCCATGGATGCGAGGTTCAGGACCGAGGAGAACTCCATCAGCGGCTGCCAGTCCAGGGTATGGATCATAAGCCATAGGGAGGACGGTAGGCTCATCTTCTATCTTGACAGTGAGGCCATGATCACCAGGGGTATCATGTCCCTTTTGATGAAGGTCGTGAACAATCGCCCTCCTATGGAGATCGTGGACCTCGACTTCTATTTTATCGAAAAGATCGGCCTGAAGTCGAACCTCTCGCCTGCAAGGGCTGACGGGCTGGCGTCGATCATCAGGAGGATCAGGGAAGTTGCCGAGGGGGAGGCGAATTAG
- a CDS encoding UbiA family prenyltransferase has product MVSTSDSKTRNPYVELLRPEISDMDLALPAASALLATYLATGSFPALIPFIIAVIGGYAAITSSYVYNDCCDMDIDRINLPNRPLVSNRLRRGQALRYAFFLFMIAGAAALYLNPESFVVLLIAVVTINVYSAIAKRATFLSFVPVGIAYGLVPIGIWLAFDPAGILRQPDYGAILPLPAIFLGLMMCFTDWGFTLSGVARDVEGDRAKGAPTFPVTFGVPATSKFVILMWVVGVIASIAIGLTAELGPVFFAGALLAGGWMLTQSVDFIRSPTPSRGGRLFLQGSRYRGIMFGSLILDVVLCLLVPAYSGILW; this is encoded by the coding sequence GTGGTTTCCACTTCTGACTCAAAAACAAGGAATCCTTATGTCGAGCTTCTCAGGCCTGAGATCTCCGACATGGACCTTGCGCTCCCTGCGGCCAGTGCTCTGCTGGCGACCTATCTTGCTACAGGCTCGTTCCCTGCGCTGATACCGTTCATCATAGCGGTGATAGGGGGGTATGCGGCCATAACCAGCTCCTATGTGTATAATGATTGCTGCGATATGGATATCGACAGGATCAACCTCCCCAACCGTCCGCTGGTGTCCAACCGGCTCAGGAGGGGCCAGGCGCTCAGGTATGCCTTTTTCCTGTTCATGATTGCAGGGGCGGCTGCGCTTTACCTTAACCCCGAGTCATTTGTGGTGCTCCTGATAGCAGTGGTGACGATCAACGTTTATTCAGCTATTGCGAAGAGGGCCACCTTCCTGAGCTTCGTGCCTGTGGGTATCGCTTACGGGCTTGTACCCATAGGTATCTGGCTTGCATTCGACCCTGCAGGGATCCTGAGGCAGCCCGACTACGGTGCCATACTGCCGCTCCCGGCCATCTTCCTTGGCCTGATGATGTGCTTCACCGACTGGGGTTTCACTCTCTCGGGTGTGGCCAGGGACGTAGAGGGGGACCGTGCCAAGGGTGCTCCTACCTTCCCGGTGACCTTCGGCGTGCCGGCGACCTCGAAATTTGTAATCCTCATGTGGGTTGTGGGCGTGATAGCTTCCATTGCTATCGGGCTTACTGCAGAACTGGGTCCGGTATTCTTTGCCGGTGCATTGCTCGCAGGCGGCTGGATGCTCACTCAGTCTGTCGATTTTATACGCAGCCCGACACCTTCACGAGGAGGGAGGCTGTTCCTTCAGGGCTCCAGGTACAGGGGCATCATGTTCGGCTCTCTCATACTCGATGTAGTGCTCTGTTTACTTGTGCCTGCATATTCCGGTATATTGTGGTAA
- a CDS encoding NAD(P)/FAD-dependent oxidoreductase: MDADIIVIGASPAGVMAARNASAKGCKVILLDKKEAAGVPTHPANTFFKGMFDRTGEEVDPSYVIKNLKGAYIIALSGRKVLFEGEAYFLDRKKFDEFYIRQAEAAGADVRFGIEVLNVLRSEGGFMLSTSRGKMKCRLVIVSDGINSRAGALLGMKPIRYPEDIAWSLEAEIEAEGIGEPEYFEYYVGNHAPGWKSTYSPCGGNRATLGMYARRQGTDVSDFFDSWLERFRKLKGLDEVKIISRSTGGDPIVAIPGEIVADGVMITGGSAAQSGIGYGMHAGQMCGDVAAEAIAKGDTSKLFLSEYRRRWNEAYRTEYYLGRFALETLRKMSDNEVNGMMKVFEGEDLKVLGGTPFNQAVQISRMIIKKNPSALLSYRAILRNK, from the coding sequence ATGGATGCTGATATCATAGTAATAGGAGCTTCCCCGGCGGGAGTGATGGCGGCGAGGAATGCATCCGCAAAAGGCTGCAAAGTGATCCTGCTCGATAAAAAGGAAGCTGCAGGCGTGCCCACCCATCCGGCCAATACCTTCTTCAAGGGTATGTTCGACCGCACGGGAGAGGAAGTGGACCCGAGTTACGTTATCAAGAACCTCAAGGGCGCCTACATCATAGCACTCTCGGGCAGGAAGGTCCTCTTTGAGGGAGAAGCCTATTTCCTCGACAGGAAGAAATTCGACGAGTTCTACATCCGGCAGGCAGAAGCGGCAGGCGCAGATGTCCGCTTCGGTATCGAGGTTCTCAACGTCCTCAGGTCGGAGGGAGGATTCATGTTAAGCACGTCCAGAGGTAAGATGAAGTGCAGGCTCGTTATTGTTTCGGACGGCATCAACTCCCGTGCAGGCGCGCTTCTGGGCATGAAACCCATCAGATACCCGGAGGACATTGCCTGGTCCCTGGAAGCCGAGATCGAAGCCGAAGGCATTGGTGAGCCTGAATACTTCGAGTATTACGTAGGCAACCATGCACCGGGATGGAAATCCACATACTCTCCATGCGGAGGCAACCGGGCCACCCTGGGCATGTACGCCCGGAGGCAGGGTACCGATGTTTCCGATTTCTTTGATTCCTGGCTCGAAAGGTTCAGGAAACTAAAGGGACTCGATGAAGTGAAGATTATCAGCAGGTCCACAGGTGGCGACCCCATAGTCGCAATTCCCGGCGAGATCGTTGCAGACGGTGTAATGATAACCGGCGGCTCCGCTGCCCAGTCCGGTATAGGATATGGTATGCATGCAGGGCAAATGTGTGGTGACGTTGCGGCAGAGGCAATTGCAAAGGGCGATACCTCAAAGCTTTTCCTGTCGGAGTACAGGAGACGGTGGAACGAGGCATACAGGACGGAGTATTACCTGGGAAGGTTCGCCCTTGAGACCCTCCGGAAAATGAGTGATAACGAGGTAAACGGGATGATGAAGGTCTTTGAGGGCGAGGACCTGAAAGTGCTTGGCGGGACACCCTTCAACCAGGCAGTGCAGATATCCAGGATGATAATCAAGAAGAATCCCTCAGCTCTGCTCTCATATCGTGCCATCCTGCGGAACAAGTAG
- a CDS encoding radical SAM/SPASM domain-containing protein gives MQKKYFFYRNPLFKVYARVENNKVRMGTSGLVSPIAGKFVSDMMEIFEGTRPSMVWNDRLIYSTWMPPIPSKAFDRLVSSQMSAMRGRYVPEQLTISITEDCPNKCIHCALPDTRNKAKLASDVVRSVIDQAQDLGTTLIIFDGGEPLVYEGLEELISYVDQSKAIPGLFTSGVGLTKERAASLKNAGLYMLSVSLDSSTEAGHDFMRGRPGVFREAMSAIRNGLDAGLLVNMYVVLSPRNIGELDDFYSLARDAGVHELSFFQIVPTGRWLDHKDEVLSAEDLQKLDEFVAKVADMEGPRVFPIPHMVKRFGCFAGRKWLHITPEGDILPCACMPLPYGNIHKESLGSVWKRLYKDPLFTAGPCLMRDADFRQLKLGLEK, from the coding sequence ATGCAGAAGAAATATTTCTTTTACAGGAACCCTCTGTTCAAGGTGTATGCCAGAGTGGAGAACAATAAGGTGCGTATGGGCACATCAGGTCTTGTTTCCCCCATAGCTGGCAAATTCGTATCCGACATGATGGAGATCTTTGAAGGAACAAGGCCGTCGATGGTCTGGAATGACCGGCTCATCTATTCCACATGGATGCCGCCTATTCCAAGCAAAGCCTTTGACAGGCTTGTATCAAGCCAGATGAGCGCCATGCGGGGCCGCTACGTTCCCGAGCAGCTCACAATCTCGATCACTGAAGACTGTCCCAACAAGTGCATCCACTGCGCTCTGCCCGATACAAGGAACAAGGCAAAACTGGCATCGGATGTGGTGAGATCCGTTATAGATCAGGCGCAGGATCTCGGGACAACCCTGATCATCTTTGATGGTGGCGAACCTCTCGTATATGAAGGGCTGGAGGAGCTCATCAGTTATGTGGACCAGTCAAAGGCAATTCCCGGACTCTTCACTTCCGGCGTGGGCCTTACAAAAGAGCGCGCAGCAAGCCTTAAAAATGCGGGGCTTTACATGCTCAGTGTCAGTCTTGACAGTTCCACCGAGGCCGGACATGACTTCATGAGAGGGCGTCCCGGTGTTTTCAGGGAGGCCATGTCTGCTATCCGTAACGGCCTGGATGCGGGCCTGCTTGTGAACATGTATGTAGTGCTCTCCCCGCGCAACATCGGAGAACTGGATGACTTCTACTCTCTTGCAAGGGACGCGGGCGTGCACGAACTTTCCTTCTTTCAGATAGTGCCCACTGGCCGCTGGCTGGATCACAAGGATGAAGTGCTCTCAGCGGAAGACCTGCAGAAGCTCGATGAGTTTGTAGCGAAGGTTGCAGATATGGAAGGACCCAGGGTCTTCCCGATACCTCACATGGTCAAACGCTTCGGCTGCTTTGCAGGACGGAAATGGCTGCACATAACCCCTGAAGGCGACATTCTTCCATGTGCATGCATGCCGCTGCCTTACGGCAATATCCACAAGGAGTCTCTGGGGTCTGTTTGGAAGCGGTTATACAAGGACCCTCTTTTTACTGCAGGTCCGTGTCTGATGAGGGATGCAGATTTCAGGCAGTTGAAGCTCGGACTGGAAAAATAG
- a CDS encoding coiled-coil protein, whose protein sequence is MFKELNDKKTELKKQSEDYKVKRNELNAEASTLAAKRNELNKKTKDLINEAQEFKKLRDENNEKVKEYKVIRDEVNAKANDIFAKIDLIRNENNLGGPSIKDIRKEIDRLEFAQQTEVLTTSKERELVNKITELQKQYVAKKGQLESNQELKQLLTEAQEIRDQASEHHKVLSEYAQKAQEYHDKMITTFKEADKIRAESDAAHKDFVKFQESADEQHKLFIAAQKEIRDIDKELRKMKKGDVDGKKEAAKADARKDAEDIFDKFKSGGKLTTENLMALQRSGLLK, encoded by the coding sequence ATGTTCAAGGAACTGAACGACAAGAAGACTGAGCTTAAGAAGCAGTCAGAGGATTACAAGGTAAAGAGGAACGAACTCAACGCAGAAGCAAGCACACTGGCTGCAAAGCGTAATGAGCTGAACAAGAAGACCAAGGACCTTATCAACGAGGCGCAGGAATTCAAGAAGCTTCGTGACGAGAACAACGAGAAGGTCAAGGAATACAAGGTCATCCGCGACGAGGTCAACGCAAAGGCAAACGACATCTTTGCAAAGATCGACCTGATACGCAATGAGAACAACCTGGGCGGTCCTTCCATCAAGGACATACGCAAGGAGATCGACAGGCTCGAGTTCGCCCAGCAGACAGAGGTTCTCACAACAAGCAAAGAAAGAGAGCTTGTTAACAAGATCACAGAGCTCCAGAAGCAGTACGTTGCAAAGAAGGGACAGCTTGAAAGCAACCAGGAACTCAAGCAACTGCTGACCGAGGCCCAGGAGATCAGGGACCAGGCTTCAGAGCATCACAAGGTACTTTCCGAATATGCCCAGAAAGCACAGGAATACCATGATAAGATGATAACCACTTTCAAAGAGGCTGACAAGATCCGTGCAGAATCGGATGCCGCCCACAAGGACTTTGTAAAGTTCCAGGAAAGCGCAGACGAGCAGCACAAGCTTTTCATCGCAGCCCAGAAAGAGATACGTGACATCGACAAGGAACTCCGCAAGATGAAGAAGGGCGATGTCGACGGGAAGAAAGAGGCTGCAAAAGCAGATGCCCGCAAGGATGCCGAGGACATTTTTGATAAATTCAAGTCCGGTGGCAAGCTTACGACCGAGAACCTCATGGCTCTCCAGAGATCGGGACTCCTCAAGTAA
- the serB gene encoding phosphoserine phosphatase SerB has product MSDACNSQERVKLVVFDMDSTLIDAETIDELAAVAGVGHKVAMITEMAMNGKLEYSQALNERVRLLKGLPVQKAQEALDRMPFMPGAHELVRFFKSRGYKTAMISGGFTLATERVGNALDMDHVVSNELIINNGCLTGEVTGPLTGRGNKELVLEGISREYGIEPEECIVIGDGANDICIFKRAGYAIAFNAKPILHQYADVVITKKNLEAVIPVIEALDV; this is encoded by the coding sequence GTGAGTGATGCTTGCAATTCTCAGGAAAGGGTAAAGTTAGTGGTTTTTGACATGGACAGCACCTTAATTGATGCTGAGACCATTGATGAACTTGCAGCGGTAGCTGGGGTTGGACATAAGGTAGCCATGATCACAGAAATGGCTATGAATGGAAAACTCGAGTATTCACAGGCCCTTAATGAGAGGGTAAGGCTTCTGAAGGGACTTCCGGTTCAGAAGGCGCAGGAAGCCCTGGACAGGATGCCTTTTATGCCAGGAGCACACGAACTGGTCAGATTCTTCAAATCCCGGGGTTACAAGACCGCCATGATATCCGGTGGGTTCACCCTTGCCACTGAAAGGGTGGGTAATGCACTGGATATGGACCATGTGGTATCCAACGAGCTTATAATTAACAACGGCTGCCTTACAGGAGAGGTCACGGGGCCGCTTACGGGACGGGGAAACAAGGAACTTGTCCTGGAAGGGATCTCCCGTGAATATGGGATAGAACCTGAAGAGTGCATTGTGATAGGCGACGGGGCAAATGACATCTGTATCTTTAAAAGAGCCGGATATGCCATTGCATTCAATGCCAAGCCCATACTGCATCAATATGCAGATGTTGTAATTACTAAGAAGAACCTCGAGGCAGTAATTCCAGTGATAGAAGCGCTGGATGTGTAA
- a CDS encoding F420-dependent methylenetetrahydromethanopterin dehydrogenase, protein MAKIGFIKLGNLGMSQVIDLVQDEIAAREGISVRVFGTGPKMGKDEAAATAELKNWGADFYVMISPNASAPGPTAAREIYKDVPCIIISDGPTKKEDREALEAAGFGYIIMTVDPLIGAKTEFLDPVEMASFNSDAMKVLSTCGVVRLIQEELDKVAAMVDEGKSGKDLQLPRIVAKPEKCIERAGFSNPYAKAKGLAALHMADMVAKINFPACFMLKEIEQVTLTAAAGHEMMRAAAQLAIEAREIEKANDSVFRQPHSKKGGRLMTKTKLYEKPQ, encoded by the coding sequence ATGGCAAAGATTGGATTTATCAAGTTAGGTAATCTTGGTATGAGCCAGGTTATCGATCTGGTACAGGATGAGATCGCAGCAAGAGAAGGTATCTCCGTTCGCGTTTTCGGTACAGGTCCAAAAATGGGTAAAGATGAGGCAGCTGCAACTGCAGAACTCAAGAACTGGGGTGCAGACTTCTATGTGATGATCAGCCCCAATGCAAGCGCACCAGGCCCGACCGCAGCCCGTGAGATATACAAGGACGTACCATGTATCATCATTTCCGACGGCCCGACCAAGAAGGAAGACCGTGAGGCTCTTGAGGCAGCAGGATTCGGTTACATCATAATGACCGTTGACCCGCTCATCGGCGCAAAGACAGAGTTCCTCGACCCTGTCGAGATGGCATCATTCAACTCCGACGCAATGAAAGTGCTCTCCACCTGCGGTGTCGTAAGGCTCATCCAGGAAGAGCTTGACAAGGTTGCAGCAATGGTGGACGAAGGTAAGTCCGGTAAGGACCTTCAGCTCCCGCGCATAGTCGCAAAGCCCGAGAAATGCATCGAGAGAGCAGGATTCAGCAACCCCTATGCAAAGGCAAAGGGTCTCGCAGCTCTCCACATGGCCGATATGGTCGCCAAGATCAACTTCCCTGCATGCTTCATGCTCAAGGAGATCGAGCAGGTCACACTCACAGCCGCAGCAGGCCATGAGATGATGCGCGCAGCAGCACAGCTGGCAATCGAGGCAAGGGAAATAGAGAAGGCCAACGACAGCGTCTTCAGGCAGCCACACTCCAAGAAGGGCGGCAGGCTGATGACAAAGACCAAGCTCTACGAGAAGCCACAGTAA
- a CDS encoding pyruvate kinase alpha/beta domain-containing protein, whose product MEKSITYFDDVGPKNTEEVLRAAALRAKELGIEYVVVASTTGETALKAAEIFSGQKVKIIAISHQYGLKENGKWEVEEDKLKRLTEMGVVMTTQSHMFSGVERAISKRLGGASRGDVISDTLRAVFGKGFKVAIECAMMAADSGHIPVSKDTEIIAVGGTRQGADVALVLRPAHSFDFFSLQVREIIAMPRAKED is encoded by the coding sequence ATGGAAAAATCAATAACATATTTTGATGACGTGGGCCCGAAGAACACGGAGGAAGTGCTCCGGGCAGCAGCCTTAAGGGCAAAAGAGCTCGGGATAGAATATGTGGTGGTTGCGAGTACCACCGGCGAGACTGCCCTTAAAGCTGCTGAGATATTCTCAGGGCAGAAAGTAAAGATAATAGCTATCTCTCACCAGTACGGACTGAAGGAGAACGGTAAATGGGAAGTTGAAGAGGACAAGCTCAAAAGACTTACTGAGATGGGAGTTGTCATGACCACTCAGTCCCACATGTTCTCCGGTGTCGAGCGTGCCATCTCCAAGCGCCTGGGAGGTGCCAGCAGGGGAGACGTTATATCGGATACACTGCGTGCGGTGTTCGGCAAGGGATTCAAGGTCGCCATTGAGTGTGCAATGATGGCAGCAGACTCTGGACATATACCGGTATCCAAAGATACTGAGATCATTGCCGTTGGCGGTACCCGGCAGGGCGCTGATGTGGCCCTTGTACTCAGGCCTGCACATTCCTTTGATTTCTTCAGCCTGCAGGTCAGAGAGATAATAGCAATGCCCAGGGCAAAGGAAGACTGA
- a CDS encoding proteasome assembly chaperone family protein, translated as MSETDYEDTNVKIITNDIKSVNPVLIEGFPGIGLVGNIASQQIIDELKMEYIGSIDSRHFPPIAVLYEGLINMAVRIYESQEHNILMIVSDIPVNPVVAYDISKAILEWAQSVKVKEIVSLAGIATMSEEHKVFGAATNTEMLERIKEKVELFQMGTISGISGSIMSECLVRHMPAISLLGSTRSQNPDPRAAAVVIDVLNILYGLNVNTESLIEQAEKIEIEMQRLAEDVRTTEQPVTPRKEFPMYG; from the coding sequence TTGTCCGAGACTGATTATGAAGATACTAATGTGAAGATTATCACAAATGACATCAAGTCCGTCAATCCTGTCCTGATAGAGGGTTTTCCGGGAATAGGGCTTGTCGGGAACATTGCCAGCCAGCAGATAATAGATGAGCTGAAAATGGAATACATCGGTTCCATTGATTCAAGGCATTTCCCGCCCATCGCTGTCCTCTATGAAGGTCTCATCAACATGGCTGTGAGGATATACGAAAGCCAGGAACACAACATCCTTATGATCGTTTCAGATATCCCGGTAAATCCTGTTGTGGCTTACGACATAAGCAAGGCCATCCTGGAGTGGGCACAGTCCGTCAAGGTAAAGGAAATAGTCTCGCTTGCAGGCATTGCAACAATGAGCGAGGAACATAAGGTGTTTGGTGCTGCAACAAATACCGAGATGCTTGAAAGGATCAAGGAGAAAGTCGAATTGTTCCAGATGGGCACGATCTCAGGTATATCCGGAAGTATCATGTCCGAATGCCTCGTAAGGCACATGCCTGCTATAAGCCTGCTGGGCTCCACAAGAAGCCAGAACCCTGATCCAAGGGCAGCTGCTGTTGTCATTGATGTTCTGAACATTCTTTATGGCCTCAATGTCAATACTGAGAGCCTGATCGAGCAGGCGGAGAAGATAGAAATTGAAATGCAGAGGCTTGCCGAGGATGTAAGGACTACCGAACAGCCGGTAACCCCCAGGAAAGAGTTCCCGATGTATGGGTGA
- a CDS encoding DUF473 domain-containing protein, producing the protein MSEYVALTGMSEHVISELKQNRLLTIEIRSPHNFFAAMSLQPGDFVFLTRTSPDDLTGGNTGIVAKLLKSQISTFRVLQSGEMYYEEREMTTLRLQLDPRCIARVRKVLSNRIGEVSKVEAEEIPLYNAQ; encoded by the coding sequence ATGTCAGAATACGTAGCACTGACGGGAATGTCCGAACACGTGATCTCAGAACTGAAGCAGAACCGCCTGCTCACTATTGAGATCCGCAGCCCTCACAACTTCTTTGCAGCGATGAGCCTCCAGCCGGGAGATTTCGTGTTCCTTACACGCACAAGCCCGGATGACCTGACAGGAGGCAACACGGGCATAGTCGCCAAGCTGCTCAAAAGTCAGATAAGCACGTTCCGCGTGCTGCAGAGCGGGGAGATGTATTATGAAGAGCGCGAGATGACAACCCTCCGGCTGCAGCTTGATCCCCGATGCATTGCACGCGTGCGCAAGGTCCTGAGCAACCGCATCGGCGAGGTCTCAAAGGTGGAAGCCGAGGAAATACCTCTCTACAACGCGCAATGA
- a CDS encoding endonuclease V: MDKEYLRRWFDPQSRSFKELRELQHEATLMIDLRDGFRELRTVAGMDCSYLGDRIICAIVVLDYTTLDIIKREHVVQKVRLPYIPTYLNFREGCAMASAFGKLEKKPDVLIMDSCGINHPRRSGMASYFGAVMDHPTIGVSKKILCGEALVPTEVGEYHELVYEGEQVGWVLKTSKRSNPIIASPGHKVSMQSCLEIVGHCLKGHKLPEPTRLAHLYAAELREELKAGKGHQTTFNENY; the protein is encoded by the coding sequence TTGGATAAGGAATACCTGCGCAGATGGTTCGACCCGCAGTCCAGGAGTTTTAAGGAACTGCGGGAGCTGCAACACGAAGCCACCCTTATGATAGACCTGAGGGACGGCTTTCGTGAGCTTCGAACGGTTGCGGGCATGGATTGCTCCTATCTTGGTGATCGCATAATATGTGCGATAGTTGTGCTTGATTACACAACTCTCGACATCATCAAAAGGGAGCATGTGGTCCAGAAGGTCAGGCTGCCCTACATACCCACTTACCTGAACTTCAGGGAAGGATGCGCCATGGCCTCCGCTTTCGGGAAACTTGAAAAGAAGCCCGATGTGCTTATAATGGATTCCTGTGGCATCAACCATCCGAGAAGATCAGGGATGGCTTCCTATTTCGGCGCTGTCATGGACCACCCTACCATCGGGGTTTCCAAGAAGATACTATGCGGAGAGGCCCTGGTTCCGACAGAGGTCGGCGAGTACCATGAACTTGTGTACGAAGGAGAACAGGTCGGGTGGGTACTAAAGACCAGCAAGAGGAGTAATCCTATCATCGCATCACCCGGACATAAGGTTTCCATGCAGTCCTGTCTTGAGATCGTGGGTCACTGCCTCAAAGGACATAAGCTGCCAGAACCCACAAGGCTCGCACACCTGTACGCTGCCGAGCTGCGAGAGGAACTGAAAGCGGGAAAGGGACACCAGACTACTTTTAATGAGAATTACTGA